The following are from one region of the Sorghum bicolor cultivar BTx623 chromosome 2, Sorghum_bicolor_NCBIv3, whole genome shotgun sequence genome:
- the LOC8064661 gene encoding hsp70 nucleotide exchange factor FES1, with product MAGANHPRCCHLPTLLAIISAAALLLFFPRFSTTAAAAVDKGTNRSSLLGEPREWATGKDEAEILAEAEARAAAGGEGLLARDDGREFHSLDGMLQWAIGNSDPDKLREKAAELESLSAEELLKRQMEIKELMETLKVPSDAELMKIAIADLNNSSVLLEDRRRALQELLLFVEPIDNANDLDKLGGLLPLIQELSNADEGMRTTSAWVLGKASQNNVLVQNQILGYGALQGLVKMGYSSSAPEAAKALYAVSSLIRDNEHGQELFLSENGYAMLQHVLSTTRTNVRLQKKVVSLLAYIADFQLNTGKSQAPSLSNYFFVKSVVEMISSVPDLDLQEKALLAVRSLLQLTSADATDLQKFSGLNDSLNTLRLQLDELTSHEEQREYALEVEILRREVHIVFQQKIDQARVVAT from the exons atggcgggagCCAATCATCCTCGCTGCTGCCACCTCCCGACGCTTCTCGCCATCATCTCGGCCGCCGCTCTGCTTCTCTTCTTCCCGCGATtctcgacgacggcggcggcggccgtggaCAAGGGGACGAACCGATCGTCGTTGCTCGGGGAGCCGAGGGAATGGGCCACGGGCAAGGACGAGGCGGAGATTCTCGCCGAGGCCGAGGCGCGCGCTGCCGCCGGAGGAGAGGGTTTGCTGGCTCGGGACGACGGGCGCGAATTCCACTCGCTCGACGGCATGCTGCAGTGGGCGATTG GGAACTCTGACCCGGATAAGTTGAGAGAAAAAGCTGCGGAATTGGAGAGCCTATCAGCAGAGGAATTACTCAAACGACAGATGGAGATTAAG GAGCTGATGGAGACGTTAAAAGTGCCATCAGATGCTGAGTTGATGAAGATTGCTATTGCTGACTTGAATAATTCGTCTGTTTTGCTGGAGGACCGCCGTCGTGCACTACAAGAGCTTTTACTTTTCGTTGAGCCCATCGACAATGCTAATG ACCTTGACAAACTTGGAGGCCTTCTTCCGTTGATTCAGGAACTTAGCAATGCAGATGAAGGAATGAGAACTACCTCAGCATGGGTCCTAGGCAAAGCCAGTCAGAACAATGTTCTTGTTCAAAACCAG ATCCTTGGTTATGGAGCTTTGCAAGGATTAGTGAAGATGGGCTATTCCAGTTCTGCACCAGAAGCTGCAAAGGCACTTTATGCTGTATCCTCTTTGATTAGGGACAATGAACATGGACAGGAGCTGTTCCTTTCAGAAAATGGCTATGCAATGTTGCAG CATGTACTGTCAACCACTAGAACTAATGTTCGGCTTCAGAAAAAGGTTGTGTCTTTACTGGCATATATAGCTGACTTTCAGCTAAATACAGGGAAGTCACAAGCTCCATCCTTAAGCAACTACTTTTTCGTAAAATCAGTAGTTGAGATGATATCATCAGTGCCTGACCTTGATCTCCAGGAGAAG GCTTTGTTAGCTGTTAGGAGTCTGCTGCAGCTTACGTCAGCTGATGCTACAGATCTTCAGAAGTTTTCAGGCCTGAATGATTCCCTGAATACACTGAGGTTGCAATTGGATGAGTTGACATCTCATGAGGAACAAAGAGAGTATGCTCTAGAAGTTGAAATTCTCCGGAGAGAAGTCCACATCGTCTTCCAACAGAAAATCGATCAG GCAAGAGTGGTTGCGACATGA